From Burkholderia pseudomultivorans, the proteins below share one genomic window:
- the pdeR gene encoding cyclic di-GMP phosphodiesterase, with translation MDDENDSAVLEAHVGTRSPCWRLGSDSNALELAAVRGMTNISVALAADQAARIRALTGVTSHLVLDIALFGHPVALHLVGRKVNTTDWAGTASAYSDTVSVAGDLAHGLAFAEQVVSEVNSLVVILDRNGMVQRFNRLCEEVTGKREVDVIGRSAFELFMSPEQGAQSRSNITGFFASNQAFAVERYINTVNGPRLFQFRNKFVQSGSGVDEQFLICSGIDITEERNAQQRLIELANTDVLTGLPNRHAISERIHAVIAEQSRDKPGQIGILFLDLDNFKRVNDHYGHITGDRLLQDVSAIISGCLPSGATLARLGGDEFLVLFENGTRALLEATAQIILERLRTPIHLGLMEVYTSCSIGIAMHPQHGDSLETLIRNADTAMYVAKEAGKHTYRVFSLEMNQRVAKYMWLDTNLRKALEEEQFVLHYQPVVDIATGDVHAVEALIRWQSPDRGLVAPVEFIRFAEESGLIAPLGRWVMRTAAAQAAAWKAKGLGVRIAVNVSARQLQDMNIVHQFASILDSAGLKPGLLDIELTESCFIEDEDAAHGLMKRFRQLGAQVHLDDFGTGYSSLSQLSRLPLDAIKLDRSFITGIDRNPRSQALVRSVVSLANALNFSVIAEGVETHEEAAFLKQIDVGHAQGYYYARPMAAQAFEAWLAETRKLRLIA, from the coding sequence ATGGATGACGAAAACGATAGCGCGGTGCTCGAGGCGCATGTCGGTACGCGCAGCCCCTGCTGGCGTCTAGGCAGCGACAGCAACGCGCTCGAACTCGCCGCCGTGCGCGGCATGACCAATATCAGTGTCGCGCTGGCGGCCGATCAGGCCGCGCGGATCCGCGCGCTGACGGGCGTCACGTCGCACCTGGTGCTCGACATCGCGCTGTTCGGCCATCCGGTGGCGCTGCATCTGGTCGGCAGGAAGGTCAACACGACCGACTGGGCCGGCACCGCTTCCGCGTATTCCGACACCGTGTCCGTGGCGGGCGATCTCGCGCACGGGCTGGCGTTCGCGGAGCAGGTCGTCTCCGAGGTGAACTCGCTCGTCGTGATCCTCGACCGCAACGGCATGGTGCAGCGCTTCAACCGCCTGTGCGAGGAAGTGACCGGCAAGCGCGAGGTCGACGTGATCGGCCGCAGCGCGTTCGAGCTGTTCATGAGCCCCGAGCAGGGCGCGCAGTCGCGCAGCAACATCACCGGGTTTTTCGCGAGCAACCAGGCGTTCGCGGTCGAGCGCTACATCAACACCGTCAACGGGCCGCGCCTGTTCCAGTTCCGCAACAAGTTCGTGCAGAGCGGCAGCGGCGTCGACGAGCAGTTCCTGATCTGTTCGGGCATCGACATCACCGAGGAGCGCAACGCGCAGCAGCGGCTCATCGAGCTCGCGAACACCGACGTGCTGACCGGGCTGCCGAACCGCCATGCGATCAGCGAGCGCATCCATGCGGTGATCGCGGAGCAGAGCCGCGACAAGCCGGGCCAGATCGGCATCCTGTTCCTCGATCTCGACAACTTCAAGCGCGTCAACGACCACTACGGCCACATCACCGGCGACCGGCTGCTGCAGGACGTGTCGGCGATCATCAGCGGCTGTCTGCCGTCGGGCGCGACGCTCGCGCGGCTCGGCGGCGACGAATTCCTCGTGCTGTTCGAGAACGGCACGCGCGCGCTGCTCGAAGCGACCGCGCAGATCATCCTCGAACGGCTGCGCACGCCGATTCATCTCGGGCTGATGGAGGTCTACACGAGCTGCTCGATCGGCATCGCGATGCATCCGCAGCACGGCGACTCGCTCGAGACGCTGATCCGCAACGCCGATACCGCGATGTACGTCGCGAAGGAAGCCGGCAAGCACACGTACCGCGTGTTCTCGCTGGAGATGAACCAGCGGGTCGCGAAGTACATGTGGCTCGACACGAACCTGCGCAAGGCGCTCGAGGAAGAGCAGTTCGTGCTGCACTACCAGCCCGTCGTCGATATCGCGACGGGCGACGTGCATGCGGTCGAGGCGCTGATCCGCTGGCAGTCACCGGACCGCGGGCTCGTCGCGCCGGTCGAGTTCATCCGTTTCGCGGAAGAGTCGGGGCTGATCGCGCCGCTCGGGCGCTGGGTGATGCGCACGGCCGCCGCGCAGGCTGCCGCGTGGAAGGCGAAGGGGCTCGGCGTGCGGATCGCGGTGAACGTTTCCGCACGGCAGTTGCAGGACATGAACATCGTCCACCAGTTCGCGTCGATCCTCGACAGCGCCGGCCTGAAGCCGGGCCTGCTCGACATCGAGCTGACCGAGAGCTGCTTCATCGAGGACGAGGATGCCGCGCACGGGCTGATGAAGCGGTTCCGTCAGCTCGGCGCGCAGGTCCATCTCGACGATTTCGGCACCGGCTATTCGTCGCTGTCGCAACTGTCGCGGCTGCCGCTCGATGCGATCAAGCTCGATCGCAGCTTCATCACCGGCATCGACCGCAATCCGCGCTCGCAGGCGCTGGTGCGCTCGGTCGTGTCGCTCGCGAATGCGCTCAATTTCTCGGTGATCGCCGAGGGCGTCGAAACGCACGAGGAAGCCGCGTTCCTGAAGCAGATCGACGTCGGCCACGCGCAGGGCTACTACTACGCGCGGCCGATGGCGGCCCAGGCATTCGAGGCCTGGCTCGCGGAGACGAGAAAGCTCAGGCTGATCGCCTGA
- a CDS encoding DUF1840 domain-containing protein, with the protein MLVTFRSSAAPDIVMLRDLAQYLLGLVGKGLEVRGVISVDELPGAIARLEQAIRDDVARQSAHEHSTHTARVELSPHAGGLAQRAWPLLDMMRAAREQGRHVMWGV; encoded by the coding sequence ATGCTGGTTACGTTTCGGTCATCCGCCGCACCCGATATCGTGATGTTGCGCGATCTGGCGCAATACCTGCTCGGACTCGTCGGCAAGGGGCTCGAGGTGCGCGGCGTGATTTCGGTCGACGAGCTGCCGGGCGCGATCGCGCGGCTCGAACAGGCGATCAGGGACGACGTCGCGCGGCAAAGCGCGCACGAACATTCGACGCACACGGCGCGGGTCGAACTGTCGCCGCATGCAGGCGGGCTTGCGCAACGCGCGTGGCCGCTGCTGGACATGATGCGCGCGGCTCGCGAGCAGGGCCGGCACGTGATGTGGGGCGTGTAG
- a CDS encoding DUF3857 domain-containing transglutaminase family protein: protein MVRPFSRLTGCVLAGVVLLGVGAFVPRAHAEAGDDAPVTVVEDTHVFVIQHDGSLDEHDDSTLRANNANGIDAIAQRYVWFDKNLEQVELLAAETIDRDGVAHAVGADAIRDVQEPRSAGAPTFQDGLLRTVVFPGVEAGSSTRVAFRKTRTRPVNAGYFGYTVEPSREPVESQRLIFDLPADMPLHADAHGYVALPPVTANGRTRYEFDYRHGPYDRIEHGAVGYPTYGDRLVVSTLPDYAAFAARYRNAAVDPGANDPAIVRLAQSLTANAGDPRDKARILYDWVQANVRYVGLFLGETAAAPHRVTDILRNRYGDCKDHVALFGALLAAVGIRSEPVLINLGSVYTLPSVPGYGGGAINHAITWLPDLGLYADTTTAGIAFGYLPPIVMDRPALLVDTGVLSRTPATQPRRRIARLDIDAAQRGAERFHAYIEDDGWTAELERNVFRRAPPERIAQLAAERLRLSGLRGRAQIATGVRNATDGPFDVTISGTLDHLVWPDGTTAVPALSSLTGGIATQVEGWLEEPVRTQPWVCIGGAFDETAQIALPRDVAVTDLPVDMSVHDRFIDFTSHYVFDAAARVVQITRRMNADFGRQVCTPDEFAALRASLERIERDTQAQIVVRAKPR, encoded by the coding sequence GTGGTGCGTCCTTTTTCCCGATTGACCGGTTGCGTGCTGGCCGGCGTCGTGCTGCTCGGCGTCGGCGCGTTCGTGCCGCGCGCGCATGCCGAGGCCGGCGACGATGCGCCCGTCACTGTGGTCGAGGACACGCACGTATTCGTGATCCAGCACGACGGCTCGCTCGACGAGCACGACGATTCGACGCTGCGCGCGAACAATGCGAACGGGATCGACGCGATCGCGCAGCGCTACGTGTGGTTCGACAAGAACCTCGAGCAGGTCGAATTGCTCGCGGCGGAAACGATCGATCGCGACGGCGTCGCGCACGCGGTCGGCGCGGACGCCATTCGCGACGTGCAGGAGCCGCGCTCAGCCGGCGCGCCCACGTTCCAGGACGGCCTGTTGCGCACGGTCGTGTTTCCGGGCGTCGAAGCCGGGTCGAGCACGCGCGTCGCGTTCCGCAAGACGCGCACCCGGCCGGTCAATGCGGGCTACTTCGGCTACACCGTCGAGCCGTCGCGCGAGCCGGTCGAGAGCCAGCGGCTGATCTTCGACCTGCCGGCCGACATGCCGCTCCATGCGGACGCGCACGGCTACGTCGCGTTGCCGCCCGTGACCGCGAACGGCCGCACGCGCTACGAGTTCGATTACCGGCACGGCCCGTACGATCGCATCGAGCACGGTGCGGTCGGCTATCCGACCTACGGCGACCGGCTCGTCGTGTCGACGCTGCCCGACTATGCGGCGTTCGCCGCGCGCTATCGCAACGCGGCGGTCGATCCGGGCGCGAACGACCCGGCCATCGTGCGCCTGGCGCAGTCGCTCACGGCGAACGCGGGCGATCCGCGCGACAAGGCGCGCATCCTGTACGACTGGGTGCAGGCGAACGTGCGCTACGTCGGACTGTTTCTCGGCGAGACGGCGGCCGCGCCGCATCGCGTGACGGACATCCTGCGCAACCGCTACGGCGACTGCAAGGACCACGTCGCGCTGTTCGGCGCGCTGCTCGCGGCGGTCGGCATTCGCAGCGAACCGGTGCTGATCAACCTCGGGTCCGTTTATACGCTGCCGTCGGTGCCCGGCTATGGCGGCGGCGCGATCAACCATGCGATCACCTGGCTGCCCGATCTCGGGCTTTACGCGGATACGACCACGGCCGGCATCGCGTTCGGCTACCTGCCGCCGATCGTGATGGATCGTCCGGCGCTGCTCGTCGACACGGGCGTGCTGTCGCGCACGCCGGCCACGCAGCCGCGGCGCCGCATTGCGCGGCTCGACATCGACGCGGCGCAGCGCGGCGCCGAGCGGTTTCATGCGTATATCGAGGACGACGGCTGGACCGCCGAACTCGAGCGCAACGTGTTTCGCCGCGCGCCGCCCGAACGCATCGCGCAACTGGCCGCGGAACGCCTGCGGCTGAGCGGGCTGCGCGGGCGCGCGCAGATTGCAACCGGCGTGCGCAATGCGACGGACGGGCCGTTCGACGTGACGATCTCGGGCACGCTCGATCATCTGGTGTGGCCCGACGGTACGACCGCGGTGCCGGCGCTGTCGAGCCTGACCGGCGGCATTGCGACCCAGGTCGAAGGTTGGCTGGAGGAGCCCGTGCGCACGCAGCCGTGGGTCTGCATCGGCGGCGCGTTCGACGAGACCGCGCAGATCGCGCTGCCGCGCGATGTCGCCGTGACCGACTTGCCGGTCGATATGAGCGTGCACGATCGTTTCATCGACTTCACGTCGCACTACGTATTCGATGCGGCCGCGCGCGTCGTGCAGATCACGCGGCGAATGAACGCGGATTTCGGGCGGCAGGTGTGCACGCCCGACGAGTTCGCGGCGCTGCGCGCGTCGCTCGAACGCATCGAGCGCGATACGCAGGCGCAGATCGTCGTGCGGGCGAAGCCGCGCTGA
- a CDS encoding hydantoinase B/oxoprolinase family protein encodes MTDRHTSPAPSDTARWQFWIDRGGTFTDIVARRPDGTLVTHKLLSENPEQYRDAAVAGIRHLLGLADGEPITPERVDMVKMGTTVATNALLERKGERTALATTRGFRDVLRIAYQNRPRLFDLDIVLPDALYETVVEIDERVGAHGDVVEPLDLHRAEAALRRVFDSGVRALAIVLIHGYRYTAHERALAQLARRIGFTQVSASHEVSPLMKMVSRGDTTVVDAYLSPILRRYVEQVAREMPGVNLQFMQSSGGLTRADAFQGKDAILSGPAGGIVGMVRAARAAGFERVIGFDMGGTSTDVSHYNGEFERVFETQVAGVRMRAPMMSIHTVAAGGGSVLGFDGARLRVGPESAGANPGPAAYRRGGPLTVTDCNVMLGKIQPDYFPRVFGPHANEPLDRDGVVAKFAALADEIHAATGRRETPEALAEGFLEIAIGSMANAIKKISVQRGHDVSRYVLTTFGGAGGQHACGVADALGMTQVFAHPLAGVLSAYGMGLADQTAMRERAVEAVLSDDSLPALNAALDRLTDEAVGALLEQGVPPERIATDRRVHLRYQGTDSALDVPAGSVAAMQHAFEAAYRQRYAFLMPGTPLVAELASVEAIGCSDAPVEIAPLAPRGDGAPAADTTVRFYSGGAWHDAALYVRDTLLAGDAIDGPAIIAERNGTTVVEPGWRAQMCAQGNLVLTRTTPLPTRRSLGTDADPVRLEIFNNLFMSIAEQMGLRLQNTAYSVNIKERLDFSCAIFDGDGNLIANAPHMPVHLGSMGESIRTVIERNRGRMRDGDVFMLNDPYHGGTHLPDVTVITPVFADGSDAPLFYVGSRGHHADIGGTTPGSMPPDSTHIDEEGVLIDNWLLVSAGALRDADTRVLLASGRYPARNVEQNMADLRAQIAANQKGVDELRRMVVQFGRDVVLAFMGHVQDNAEEAVRRVIGALQDGDYRYPLDNGAEIRVAIRVDRAARCATIDFTGTSAQLDNNFNAPKAVCMAAVLYVFRTLVGDDIPLNAGCLKPLTVIVPERSMLNPEYPAAVVSGNVETSSAITNALYGALGCVASSQGTMNNFTFGNAQYQYYETIAGGSGAGDGFAGVGAVQTHMTNSRLTDPEVLEWRYPVRLDSHVIRAGSGGAGRWRGGDGAVRRIRFLEPMTASILSNNRIHAPFGAAGGEPGALGRNTIERADGTVETLDHIGRAQMAPGDVFVVETPGGGGYGVAG; translated from the coding sequence ATGACTGACCGACACACTTCTCCCGCACCCTCCGACACCGCGCGCTGGCAATTCTGGATCGACCGCGGCGGCACCTTCACCGACATCGTCGCGCGCCGGCCCGACGGCACGCTCGTCACGCACAAGCTGCTGTCGGAAAACCCCGAGCAGTATCGCGACGCGGCGGTGGCCGGCATCCGTCACCTGCTCGGCCTCGCCGACGGCGAGCCGATCACGCCCGAGCGCGTCGACATGGTGAAGATGGGCACCACGGTCGCGACCAACGCGCTGCTCGAACGCAAGGGCGAACGCACCGCGCTCGCGACGACGCGCGGCTTTCGCGACGTGCTGCGCATCGCGTACCAGAACCGGCCGCGCCTGTTCGATCTCGACATCGTGCTGCCCGACGCGCTGTACGAGACGGTCGTCGAGATCGACGAACGCGTCGGCGCGCACGGCGATGTGGTCGAGCCGCTCGATCTCCACCGCGCCGAAGCGGCGCTGCGCCGCGTGTTCGACTCGGGCGTGCGCGCACTCGCGATCGTGCTGATCCACGGCTATCGCTACACCGCGCACGAACGCGCGCTCGCGCAGCTCGCGCGCCGCATCGGCTTCACGCAGGTGTCCGCGTCGCACGAGGTGTCGCCGCTGATGAAGATGGTGTCGCGCGGCGACACGACCGTCGTCGACGCGTATCTGTCGCCGATCCTGCGCCGCTACGTCGAACAGGTCGCGCGCGAGATGCCGGGCGTGAACCTGCAGTTCATGCAGAGCAGCGGCGGGCTGACGCGCGCCGACGCGTTCCAGGGCAAGGACGCGATCCTGTCGGGCCCGGCCGGCGGCATCGTCGGGATGGTGCGCGCGGCGCGCGCGGCCGGCTTCGAGCGCGTGATCGGCTTCGACATGGGCGGCACGTCGACCGACGTGTCGCATTACAACGGCGAGTTCGAGCGCGTGTTCGAGACGCAGGTGGCCGGCGTGCGGATGCGCGCGCCAATGATGAGCATCCATACGGTCGCCGCGGGCGGCGGCTCGGTGCTCGGCTTCGACGGCGCGCGGCTGCGCGTCGGGCCCGAGTCGGCCGGCGCGAATCCGGGGCCGGCCGCGTACCGGCGCGGCGGCCCGCTGACCGTGACCGACTGCAACGTGATGCTCGGCAAGATCCAGCCCGACTATTTCCCGCGCGTGTTCGGCCCGCATGCGAACGAGCCGCTCGACCGCGACGGCGTGGTCGCGAAGTTCGCGGCGCTCGCCGACGAGATCCACGCGGCGACCGGCCGGCGCGAGACGCCCGAGGCGCTGGCCGAAGGCTTCCTCGAGATCGCGATCGGCAGCATGGCGAACGCGATCAAGAAGATCTCGGTGCAGCGCGGCCACGACGTTTCGCGCTACGTGCTGACGACCTTCGGCGGCGCGGGCGGCCAGCATGCGTGCGGCGTCGCCGACGCGCTCGGCATGACGCAGGTGTTCGCGCATCCGCTCGCGGGCGTGCTGTCCGCGTACGGGATGGGCCTTGCCGACCAGACCGCGATGCGCGAGCGCGCGGTCGAAGCCGTGCTGTCGGACGACTCGCTGCCGGCGCTGAACGCGGCGCTCGACCGGCTGACCGACGAGGCGGTCGGCGCGCTGCTCGAACAGGGCGTGCCGCCCGAACGGATCGCGACCGACCGGCGCGTGCACTTGCGCTACCAGGGCACCGATTCGGCGCTCGACGTGCCGGCCGGCAGCGTCGCTGCGATGCAGCACGCGTTCGAGGCCGCGTACCGGCAGCGTTACGCGTTCCTGATGCCCGGCACGCCGCTCGTCGCCGAGCTGGCGTCGGTCGAGGCAATCGGCTGCTCCGACGCGCCGGTCGAGATCGCACCGCTCGCGCCGCGCGGCGACGGCGCGCCGGCGGCGGACACGACCGTGCGTTTCTATTCGGGCGGCGCATGGCACGACGCGGCGCTGTACGTGCGCGACACGCTGCTGGCGGGCGACGCGATCGACGGGCCGGCGATCATCGCGGAACGCAACGGCACGACCGTCGTCGAGCCGGGCTGGCGCGCGCAGATGTGCGCGCAGGGCAACCTCGTGCTGACGCGCACGACGCCGCTGCCGACGCGCCGCTCGCTCGGCACCGACGCCGATCCGGTGCGGCTCGAGATCTTCAACAACCTGTTCATGTCGATCGCCGAGCAGATGGGGCTGCGGCTGCAGAACACCGCTTACTCGGTCAACATCAAGGAGCGGCTCGACTTCTCGTGCGCGATCTTCGACGGCGACGGCAACCTGATCGCGAACGCGCCGCACATGCCGGTGCACCTGGGCTCGATGGGCGAGAGCATCCGCACGGTGATCGAGCGCAATCGCGGCCGCATGCGCGACGGCGACGTGTTCATGCTGAACGATCCGTATCACGGCGGCACGCACCTGCCGGACGTGACGGTCATCACGCCGGTGTTCGCGGACGGCTCCGACGCGCCGCTGTTCTATGTCGGCTCGCGCGGCCACCACGCGGACATCGGCGGCACGACGCCGGGCTCGATGCCGCCCGATTCGACGCATATCGACGAGGAGGGCGTGCTGATCGACAACTGGCTGCTGGTGTCGGCCGGCGCGCTGCGCGATGCGGACACGCGCGTGCTGCTCGCGTCCGGCCGCTATCCGGCGCGCAACGTCGAGCAGAACATGGCCGACCTGCGCGCGCAGATCGCCGCGAACCAGAAGGGCGTCGACGAACTGCGCCGGATGGTCGTGCAGTTCGGCCGCGACGTCGTGCTCGCGTTCATGGGGCACGTCCAGGACAACGCCGAGGAGGCCGTGCGGCGCGTGATCGGCGCGCTGCAGGACGGCGACTATCGCTATCCGCTCGACAACGGCGCGGAGATCCGCGTCGCGATTCGCGTCGATCGCGCGGCCCGCTGCGCGACGATCGATTTCACGGGCACCTCGGCGCAGCTCGACAACAACTTCAACGCGCCGAAGGCCGTGTGCATGGCCGCGGTGCTGTACGTGTTCCGCACACTCGTCGGCGACGACATCCCGCTGAACGCCGGCTGCCTGAAGCCGCTCACGGTGATCGTGCCCGAGCGCTCGATGCTGAACCCCGAGTACCCGGCGGCCGTCGTGTCGGGCAACGTCGAGACGTCGTCGGCGATCACCAACGCGCTGTACGGCGCGCTCGGCTGCGTCGCGTCGAGCCAGGGCACGATGAACAACTTCACGTTCGGCAATGCGCAGTACCAGTACTACGAGACGATCGCGGGCGGCAGCGGCGCGGGCGACGGCTTCGCGGGCGTCGGCGCGGTGCAGACGCACATGACGAATTCGCGGCTGACCGATCCGGAAGTGCTCGAATGGCGCTACCCGGTGCGGCTCGACTCGCACGTGATCCGCGCGGGTTCGGGCGGCGCCGGACGCTGGCGCGGCGGCGATGGTGCGGTGCGGCGGATCCGCTTTCTCGAACCGATGACCGCGTCGATCCTGTCGAACAACCGGATCCATGCGCCGTTCGGCGCGGCGGGCGGCGAGCCGGGCGCGCTCGGCCGCAACACGATCGAGCGCGCGGACGGCACGGTCGAGACGCTCGACCATATCGGTCGCGCGCAGATGGCGCCCGGCGACGTGTTCGTCGTCGAGACGCCGGGCGGCGGCGGATACGGCGTCGCGGGCTGA
- a CDS encoding APC family permease, with the protein MAAFRKAWQMLVGKPLDPLDPRTRHAIAVTPLLAWVGLGADGLSSSCYGPEEAFLALAHHTPLALFLALATAATVFIIALGYNQVIELFPTGGGGYRVATALLGPKPGLVSGAALLVDYVLTVATSLASGVDAFFSLLPVGAQTFKLATEIVLIVLMTGLNFRGMRESIMVLLPVFIGFVVLHFGLIVYGVAVHGSHLAQIVPGAVHEAHGMSQSLGTFVMLALLMRAFSLGGGTYTGLEAVSNNVNMLAEPRVPNGKATMWYMSTSLAFTAGGIILLYMLWDARPVEGETLNAVVFGSVIDHLGLGSAFARHALLAAVLAFEAGLLMVGAQTGFLDGPAVLSNMASDSWVPRHFRDLSTRLVRQNGIIVVGLSGLLILLWTHGSVDVLVVLYSINVFLTFSMSLLGMCTYWWRHRGERGWFKHFFLSALGLSVTATVLAITLIEKFTAGGWLTVLVTSAVVALCFMINRHYAYTRTQLAKEDALFSGPPPAVDEAVAPGRPDPAQPTAVLLVGKHRGASMHALLWVNRLFPGHFRNVIFLAVGEVDAKSYDGHEHLERLRHTITESLDYYVAHCRRNGIAADYRIAFGTNPVLEFMNLASSTLDAYPNAVCFASKLIFRRVNFLTAWLHNQTPVELQARLHVEGKQMVLLPMNVG; encoded by the coding sequence ATGGCCGCATTCCGGAAAGCGTGGCAAATGCTCGTCGGCAAGCCGCTGGATCCGCTCGATCCGCGCACGCGGCATGCGATCGCGGTCACGCCGCTGCTGGCCTGGGTCGGGCTCGGCGCCGACGGCCTGTCGTCGTCGTGCTACGGCCCGGAAGAGGCATTCCTCGCACTGGCCCACCACACGCCGCTCGCGCTGTTCCTTGCGCTTGCAACGGCGGCGACGGTGTTCATCATCGCGCTCGGCTACAACCAGGTCATCGAGCTGTTCCCCACCGGAGGCGGCGGCTATCGCGTCGCGACTGCGCTGCTCGGGCCGAAACCCGGCCTCGTGTCCGGCGCGGCGCTGCTGGTCGACTATGTGCTCACCGTCGCGACGTCGCTCGCGAGCGGCGTCGATGCGTTCTTCAGCCTGCTGCCGGTCGGCGCGCAAACGTTCAAGCTCGCGACCGAGATCGTGCTGATCGTACTGATGACGGGCCTCAACTTCCGCGGGATGCGCGAATCGATCATGGTGCTGCTGCCGGTCTTCATCGGCTTCGTGGTCCTGCATTTCGGGCTGATCGTGTACGGCGTGGCGGTGCACGGCAGCCATCTCGCGCAGATCGTGCCGGGTGCGGTGCACGAGGCGCACGGAATGTCGCAATCGCTCGGCACCTTCGTGATGCTGGCGCTGCTGATGCGTGCGTTTTCGCTCGGCGGCGGCACGTATACAGGCCTCGAGGCCGTGTCGAACAACGTGAACATGCTCGCCGAGCCCCGCGTGCCGAACGGCAAGGCGACGATGTGGTACATGTCGACGTCGCTCGCATTCACGGCCGGCGGCATCATCCTGCTCTACATGCTGTGGGACGCGCGGCCCGTCGAAGGCGAGACGCTCAACGCGGTCGTGTTCGGCAGCGTGATCGACCACCTGGGGCTCGGTTCGGCGTTCGCCCGCCATGCGCTGCTCGCAGCCGTGCTCGCATTCGAGGCGGGGCTGCTGATGGTCGGCGCGCAGACGGGCTTCCTGGACGGGCCGGCCGTGCTGTCGAACATGGCGTCGGATTCGTGGGTGCCGCGCCATTTCCGCGACCTGTCGACGCGGCTCGTGCGGCAGAACGGCATCATCGTCGTCGGCTTGTCGGGCCTGCTGATCCTGCTGTGGACGCACGGCAGCGTCGACGTGCTCGTCGTGCTGTACAGCATCAACGTGTTTCTCACCTTCAGCATGTCGCTGCTGGGCATGTGCACGTACTGGTGGCGGCATCGCGGCGAGCGCGGCTGGTTCAAGCATTTCTTCCTGTCGGCGCTCGGGCTCAGCGTGACGGCGACCGTGCTCGCCATCACGCTGATCGAGAAGTTCACGGCCGGCGGCTGGCTCACGGTGCTCGTGACCAGCGCGGTAGTCGCGCTGTGCTTCATGATCAACCGCCACTACGCCTACACGCGCACACAGCTCGCCAAGGAGGACGCGCTGTTCTCCGGGCCGCCCCCCGCAGTCGACGAAGCGGTCGCGCCCGGCAGGCCCGACCCGGCGCAGCCGACCGCCGTGCTGCTGGTCGGCAAGCATCGCGGCGCGAGCATGCACGCGCTGCTGTGGGTCAACCGGCTGTTTCCGGGACACTTCCGCAACGTGATCTTCCTCGCGGTGGGCGAGGTCGATGCGAAGTCGTACGACGGTCACGAACACCTCGAGCGGCTGCGTCACACGATTACCGAATCGCTCGACTACTATGTCGCGCACTGCCGCCGCAACGGCATCGCCGCCGACTACCGGATCGCGTTCGGCACGAATCCCGTGCTCGAATTCATGAATCTCGCATCGTCGACGCTCGACGCGTATCCGAACGCCGTCTGCTTTGCGAGCAAGCTGATCTTCCGGCGTGTGAATTTCCTGACCGCATGGCTGCACAACCAGACGCCGGTCGAGCTGCAGGCGCGCTTGCACGTCGAGGGCAAGCAGATGGTGCTGCTGCCGATGAACGTCGGCTGA
- a CDS encoding crotonase/enoyl-CoA hydratase family protein, producing MQLQSHPACRPFYEAGELTQLTAFYEEGRNIMWMMLRSEPRPCFNQQLVTDIIHLARVARDSGLPFDFWVTGSLVPELFNVGGDLSFFVDAIRSGKRDLLMAYARSCIDGVYEIYTGFGTGAISIAMVEGSALGGGFEAALAHHYVLAQKGVKLGFPEIAFNLFPGMGGYSLVKRKADRALAEQLISTGEAHAAEWYEDRGLIDQTFDAGDAYLATRTFIDVMKPKLNGIRAMLRARERVFQLTRSELMDITEDWVHAAFTIEPKDLAYMERLVMLQNRRVSKLRTV from the coding sequence ATGCAACTCCAATCTCATCCCGCTTGCCGTCCGTTCTACGAAGCCGGGGAACTCACGCAGTTGACCGCGTTTTACGAGGAAGGCCGAAACATCATGTGGATGATGCTGAGATCGGAACCGCGGCCGTGCTTCAACCAGCAGCTCGTCACCGACATCATCCATCTCGCGCGCGTCGCACGCGACTCGGGCCTGCCGTTCGACTTCTGGGTGACGGGCTCGCTCGTCCCCGAGCTGTTCAACGTCGGCGGCGACCTGAGCTTCTTCGTCGACGCGATCCGCAGCGGCAAGCGCGACCTGCTGATGGCCTATGCGCGCTCGTGCATCGACGGCGTGTACGAGATCTACACCGGCTTCGGCACCGGCGCGATCTCGATCGCGATGGTCGAGGGCAGCGCGCTTGGCGGCGGCTTCGAGGCGGCGCTCGCGCATCACTACGTGCTCGCGCAGAAGGGCGTCAAGCTCGGCTTTCCCGAGATCGCGTTCAACCTGTTCCCGGGCATGGGCGGCTACTCGCTCGTCAAGCGCAAGGCCGACCGCGCGCTCGCGGAGCAGCTGATCTCGACCGGCGAGGCCCACGCGGCCGAGTGGTACGAGGATCGCGGGCTGATCGACCAGACCTTCGACGCGGGCGACGCCTATCTCGCGACGCGCACCTTCATCGACGTGATGAAGCCGAAGCTGAACGGGATTCGCGCGATGCTGCGCGCGCGCGAGCGCGTGTTCCAGCTCACGCGTTCGGAGCTGATGGACATCACCGAGGACTGGGTGCATGCGGCGTTCACGATCGAGCCGAAGGACCTCGCGTATATGGAACGCCTGGTGATGTTGCAGAACCGGCGCGTGTCGAAGCTGCGCACCGTGTGA